A window of the Macaca nemestrina isolate mMacNem1 chromosome X, mMacNem.hap1, whole genome shotgun sequence genome harbors these coding sequences:
- the LOC105478116 gene encoding amelogenin, X isoform gives MGTWILFACLLGAAFAMPLPPHPGHPGYINFSYEVLTPLKWYQSIRPPYPSYGYEPMGGWLHHQIIPVLSQQHPPTHTLQPHHHIPVVPAQQPVLPQQPMMPVPGQHSMTPTQHHQPNLPPPAQQPYQPQPVQPQPHQPMQPQPPVHPMQPLPPQPPLPPMFPMQPLPPMLPDLTLEAWPSTDKTKREEVD, from the exons ATGGGGACCTGGATTTTATTTGCCTGCCTCCTGGGAGCAGCTTTTGCCATGCCT CTACCACCTCATCCTGGGCACCCTGGTTATATCAACTTCAGCTATGAG GTGCTTACCCCTTTGAAGTGGTACCAGAGCATAAGGCCACCG TACCCTTCCTATGGTTACGAGCCCATGGGTGGATGGCTGCACCACCAAATCATCCCCGTGCTGTCCCAACAGCACCCCCCGACTCACACCCTGCAGCCTCATCACCACATCCCAGTGGTGCCAGCTCAGCAGCCCGTGCTCCCCCAGCAACCAATGATGCCCGTTCCTGGCCAACACTCCATGACTCCAACCCAACACCACCAGCCAAACCTCCCTCCGCCCGCCCAGCAGCCCTACCAGCCCCAGCCTGTTcagccacagcctcaccagcCCATGCAGCCCCAGCCACCTGTGCACCCCATGCAGCCCCTGCCGCCACAGCCACCTCTGCCTCCGATGTTCCCcatgcagcccctgcctcccatgCTTCCTGATCTGACTCTGGAAGCTTGGCCATCAACGGACAAGACCAAGCGGGAGGAAGTG gATTAA